A region of Rhodamnia argentea isolate NSW1041297 chromosome 9, ASM2092103v1, whole genome shotgun sequence DNA encodes the following proteins:
- the LOC115736952 gene encoding flavonoid 3'-monooxygenase CYP75B137-like, whose protein sequence is MSSSISLPLLHDLESSLSWHDVSLPSLLLLLSAAFAIGRWAWRRFAQKKNSPSLPPGPAGLPLVGNLPFLDPELHTYFATLATTYGPVLKLQLGRKLGVVVTSPATAREVLKDNDVTFANRDVPIAGRTAFYGLSDILWSPYGPEWRMLRKVCGLKMLSNHALDSVYELRRREVQKTVGYFWLRAGSPVNVGEQMFLTVLNVITSMLWGGTVRGEDRESLGADFKQAISNLTKLLGKPNISDFYPSLARFDLQGIERQMKGLAKRFDGIFEKMIEQRLKMQRDGGIEESKDFLQFLLEWKDEEDAKTPLTMTGLKGLLMDMLVGGTDSSSNTIEFAMAEIMNKPSVLRKIQQELETVVGKDNVVEESHIPKLPYLQAAMKESLRLHPPVPLLIPHCPSATCTVGGYTVPKGSRVFINVWAIHRDPSIWSDPQEFDPDRFLHGEVGFNGQDFNYLPFGSGRRTCVGILMAERTVLYSLATFLHSFDWKLPEGEKMDLTEQFGIVMKKKKPLMAVPSPRFSDPRLYE, encoded by the exons ATGTCCTCCTCCATCTCCCTTCCCCTTCTCCACGATCTTGAATCTTCTCTCTCGTGGCACGATGTCTCGCTCCCGAGCTTACTTCTCCTTCTCTCAGCCGCTTTCGCAATTGGCCGTTGGGCATGGCGTCGTTTCGCCCAGAAGAAAAACTCACCGTCGCTGCCGCCAGGACCCGCGGGTCTTCCCCTCGTCGGGAACTTGCCCTTCCTCGATCCGGAGCTCCACACCTACTTCGCCACCCTCGCGACAACGTACGGCCCAGTCCTGAAGCTCCAGCTTGGCAGGAAACTCGGCGTTGTCGTGACGTCCCCGGCCACCGCCCGAGAGGTGCTGAAGGATAACGACGTCACGTTCGCCAACCGCGATGTGCCCATCGCTGGGAGGACCGCGTTCTATGGCTTGTCGGACATCCTCTGGAGCCCTTACGGGCCTGAGTGGAGGATGCTCCGGAAGGTGTGCGGGCTCAAGATGCTGAGCAACCACGCGCTGGACTCCGTCTACGAGCTCCGGCGGAGGGAGGTCCAAAAGACCGTGGGGTACTTCTGGCTCCGGGCCGGGTCGCCGGTAAACGTTGGGGAGCAGATGTTCTTGACAGTGCTTAACGTGATAACGAGCATGTTGTGGGGTGGGACGGTGCGGGGCGAGGACAGGGAGAGCTTGGGTGCTGATTTCAAGCAG GCGATTTCAAATTTGACAAAACTTCTTGGGAAGCCAAATATTTCGGACTTTTATCCAAGTCTGGCTCGATTCGATTTGCAAGGGATAGAGAGGCAGATGAAGGGGTTGGCGAAGCGGTTCGATGGAATTTTTGAGAAGATGATTGAGCAGAGGTTGAAGATGCAGAGAGATGGCGGAATCGAGGAGAGCAAAGATTTCTTGCAGTTTCTGTTGGAGTGGAAGGACGAGGAAGATGCCAAGACTCCTCTCACGATGACTGGCCTGAAAGGTCTGCTCATG GACATGTTGGTTGGTGGAACAGACTCATCCTCGAACACAATCGAGTTTGCCATGGCTGAGATCATGAACAAACCTAGCGTTCTGAGAAAAATCCAGCAAGAACTGGAAACTGTGGTCGGCAAAGACAACGTAGTAGAAGAATCTCACATCCCTAAGCTTCCTTACTTACAAGCTGCCATGAAAGAGTCGCTGAGGTTACACCCGCCAGTCCCCCTGCTGATCCCGCACTGCCCGAGTGCGACTTGCACCGTCGGAGGCTACACGGTCCCGAAGGGCTCCCGGGTCTTCATCAACGTGTGGGCTATACACAGGGACCCTTCGATATGGAGTGACCCACAGGAGTTTGATCCCGACAGGTTCTTGCACGGTGAGGTCGGCTTCAACGGGCAAGACTTCAATTACTTGCCTTTCGGGTCTGGGAGGAGAACATGCGTGGGAATATTGATGGCCGAGAGGACGGTGCTATACTCGCTCGCCACGTTCTTGCACTCCTTCGACTGGAAGCTGCCGGAGGGGGAGAAGATGGATCTGACAGAGCAGTTTGGGATCgtcatgaagaagaaaaagcctTTAATGGCTGTTCCTTCACCGAGGTTCTCTGATCCTCGGCTTTATGAATGA